From Vitis vinifera cultivar Pinot Noir 40024 chromosome 3, ASM3070453v1, the proteins below share one genomic window:
- the LOC100258740 gene encoding LOW QUALITY PROTEIN: uncharacterized protein LOC100258740 (The sequence of the model RefSeq protein was modified relative to this genomic sequence to represent the inferred CDS: substituted 2 bases at 2 genomic stop codons) — protein sequence MHLGSKFYVIGFSMGGQVIWSCLKYILHKLASATLIAPMVNYFWPSFPPNLSKEAYYQXFXQDQWALRVAHYTPWLTYWWNTQKWFPACSVAEHTTDIISHQDKKLMLKLSKKMEYMAHVRQQEEFESTHRDLMIGFRTWEFDPMDLKNPFPNNEGSVHLWHGDEYAIMLVSLQRYIAQQLPWIIFVDIHLLE from the coding sequence ATGCATTTGGGATCCAAGTTCTATGTAATTGGTTTTTCCATGGGTGGACAGGTGATTTGGAGTTGCCTCAAGTATATCCTTCACAAGTTGGCAAGTGCAACACTGATAGCTCCAATGGTCAACTACTTTTGGCCTAGTTTTCCTCCAAACTTATCTAAAGAAGCCTACTACCAATAGTTTTGACAGGATCAGTGGGCGCTTCGTGTTGCTCACTACACACCATGGCTTACCTACTGGTGGAACACTCAAAAGTGGTTTCCTGCTTGTAGTGTTGCAGAACACACCACTGATATTATTTCTCACCAAGACAAAAAGCTCATGCTTAAGctttcaaagaaaatggaatataTGGCACATGTGAGACAACAAGAAGAATTTGAGTCTACCCATCGTGACTTGATGATAGGATTTAGAACTTGGGAATTTGATCCCATGGATCTGAAGAACCCATTCCCAAATAATGAAGGTTCTGTCCACCTATGGCATGGAGATGAATATGCAATTATGCTTGTTTCACTGCAACGCTACATTGCCCAACAACTCCCATGGATCATATTTGTAGATATCCATCTGCTTGAATAG
- the VPRP1 gene encoding pollen-specific leucine-rich repeat extensin-like protein 4: protein MDPRKHSTRMFNIVVFIFISVTTLIISTPCDARSSAQMLEVEGEEFGESSVTGGRKMQQVAVNLENTDSYISSPFSLPPFDSLSPLPSPETAPPFCVCPPFSPQPPSIPTTPPIFQGPPTHSPVPNPPEYELPSPPKHAPSSPKRAPSPPVFKPPVVLPPPSTPPPLHKAPQYAVWCVAKPTVPDPIIQEAMDYACGKGADCEAIKPDGLCFQPNTLFAHASYAFNSYWQRTKVAGGTCDFGGTAMLVTVNPSFDECHFVYN from the exons ATGGACCCAAGAAAACACTCTACTAGAATGTTCAATATAGTTGTGTTCATCTTCATTTCAGTCACCACCCTGATTATAAGTACCCCATGTg ATGCAAGAAGTTCAGCACAAATGTTGGAGGTTGAAGGTGAGGAGTTTGGTGAAAGTTCAGTCACTGGGGGGAGGAAGATGCAACAAGTAGCAGTAAACTTGGAGAATACTGACTCATACATAAGCTCTCCATTTTCTCTACCACCTTTTGATTCATTGTCACCACTTCCCTCACCAGAGACAGCCCCTCCCTTTTGTGTTTGCCCACCATTTTCCCCACAGCCACCTTCCATACCCACTACTCCACCCATATTCCAAGGCCCTCCTACACATTCCCCAGTTCCAAATCCTCCTGAATATGAGCTGCCTAGTCCCCCCAAGCATGCGCCAAGCTCACCGAAGCGCGCTCCGAGCCCGCCAGTCTTTAAGCCTCCGGTGGTTCTACCACCACCATCTACACCGCCTCCACTACATAAGGCACCCCAGTATGCTGTTTGGTGTGTCGCAAAGCCGACGGTGCCTGATCCCATAATTCAGGAGGCCATGGACTATGCCTGCGGAAAAGGTGCAGACTGTGAAGCAATTAAGCCCGACGGGTTATGCTTCCAACCCAATACATTGTTTGCGCATGCTTCATATGCTTTCAATAGTTACTGGCAGAGGACTAAGGTGGCTGGTGGCACCTGCGACTTTGGAGGAACTGCAATGCTTGTTACAGTTAATCCAA GTTTTGATGAATGCCATTTTGTCTACAATTGA
- the LOC100233114 gene encoding 36.4 kDa proline-rich protein, producing the protein MDFHPQALAGFCVMGKHGLATWLVILLNFATLLTSLACSYCPSPTPPKPPKVKHPLPPLPPKHPPHVKPPHTPMPPKPPAVKPPYVPNPPVVEPPYVPKPPVLNPPHVPKPPIVRPPVVKPPYVPKPPVVQPPPPPVVHPPPPPTPCPPPPPPKGRPPPQKKPPVLNPPHVPKPPIVRPPVVKPPYVPKPPVVQPPPPPVVHPPPPPTPCPPPPPPPKGRPPPQQTCPIDTLKLGACVDLLGGLVHIGIGSSAKDTCCPVLQGLVDLDAAVCLCTAIKVKLLNVNIIIPIALQVLVGCGKTPPSGFQCPA; encoded by the coding sequence atggattttcatccacaGGCACTTGCTGGGTTTTGCGTTATGGGGAAGCATGGTCTGGCTACCTGGTTGGTCATCCTTCTCAACTTCGCTACACTTCTCACTTCTCTTGCTTGTTCCTACTGCCCATCCCCAACTCCTCCTAAACCACCCAAGGTAAAGCACCCCCTTCCGCCTCTTCCACCTAAACATCCTCCACATGTCAAGCCACCGCATACACCTATGCCACCCAAGCCTCCTGCTGTAAAACCACCATATGTACCTAATCCTCCAGTTGTGGAGCCGCCTTATGTGCCCAAGCCTCCTGTTCTAAATCCGCCTCATGTGCCCAAACCTCCTATTGTAAGGCCTCCTGTTGTAAAACCACCTTATGTGCCCAAGCCACCAGTGGTTCAGCCCCCACCGCCACCAGTGGTTCATCCCCCACCGCCACCAACACCGtgcccaccaccaccaccccccAAGGGGAGGCCCCCACCACAAAAGAAGCCTCCTGTTCTAAATCCGCCTCATGTGCCCAAACCTCCTATTGTAAGGCCTCCTGTTGTAAAACCACCTTATGTGCCCAAGCCACCAGTGGTTCAGCCCCCACCGCCACCAGTGGTTCATCCCCCACCGCCACCAACACCGtgcccaccaccaccaccaccacccaaGGGGAGGCCCCCACCACAACAGACATGCCCCATTGACACTCTGAAGCTAGGTGCATGTGTGGATTTGTTGGGAGGGCTTGTGCACATTGGGATAGGAAGTAGTGCTAAGGACACATGCTGTCCAGTGCTGCAAGGGCTTGTGGACTTGGACGCTGCCGTCTGTCTTTGCACCGCCATCAAAGTCAAGCTTCTTAACGTCAATATCATCATACCCATTGCTCTTCAAGTCCTTGTTGGCTGTGGCAAGACTCCACCTTCAGGATTCCAATGCCCTGCCTAA